A stretch of the Lactuca sativa cultivar Salinas chromosome 9, Lsat_Salinas_v11, whole genome shotgun sequence genome encodes the following:
- the LOC111881223 gene encoding succinate--CoA ligase [ADP-forming] subunit beta, mitochondrial: MVRGLVNKLASESLKVAGKWQQQQLRRLNIHEYQGAELMGKFGINVPKGVAVSSVEEVRKAIQTTFPNEKELVVKSQILAGGRGLGKFTSGLQGGVHIVKAEQAEEIAGKMLGQTLVTKQTGPQGKVVSKVYLCEKMSLVNEMYFAITLDRTTAGPLIIACREGGTSIEDLAEKFPDMIIKVPIDVFKGITDEDAAKVVDGLAPKVADRSASIEQVKKLYNLFRESDCTQLEINPIAETSDNMLVAADAKLNFDDNAAYRQKEIFALRDPTQEDPREVAAAKADLNYIGLDGEIGCMVNGAGLAMATMDIIKLHGGTPANFLDVGGNASEGQVVEAFKILTSDEKVKAILVNIFGGIMKCDVIASGIVNAAKHVALKVPVVVRLEGTNVDQGKRILKESGMALITAEDLDDAAEKAVKALKS, from the exons ATGGTGAGAGGATTGGTCAACAAGCTCGCATCTGAATCGCTGAAGGTTGCGGGAAAATGGCAACAACAGCAGCTCCGCCGTCTCAATATCCACGAATATCAG GGAGCTGAATTGATGGGCAAGTTTGGTATTAATGTTCCAAAAGGTGTTGCTGTTTCCTCTGTTGAGGAAGTCAGAAAGGCTATACAAACAACTTTTCCAAATGAAAAGGAG TTGGTGGTGAAGAGCCAAATTCTTGCTGGTGGAAGGGGCCTGGGGAAGTTCACAAGTGGTCTTCAGGGTGGAGTTCACATTGTCAAAGCAGAACAGGCTGAAGAGATTGCTG GGAAGATGCTTGGACAGACTCTTGTTACTAAACAAACTGGCCCTCAAGGCAAAGTTGTCAGCAAG GTTTACTTGTGTGAAAAGATGTCACTTGTGAATGAGATGTACTTTGCAATCACTCTTGATCGTACAACCGCTGGTCCT CTTATAATTGCATGCAGAGAGGGAGGAACCAGCATTGAAGACCTTGCAGAGAAATTCCCTGACATGATTATAAAG GTTCCTATTGATGTTTTCAAAGGAATTACAGATGAAGATGCTGCCAAAGTTGTAGATGGTCTTGCTCCTAAAGTAGCTGACAGAAGCGCTTCAATTGAACAAGTGAAAAAATTGTATAACCTTTTCCGTGAATCCGATTGCACACAGTTGGAG ATTAATCCTATTGCTGAGACTTCTGATAACATGTTGGTTGCTGCTGATGCTAAGTTAAATTTTGATGATAATGCTGCGTATCGTCAGAAAGAAATATTTGCTCTTCGTGATCCAACACAAGAGGATCCTCGTGAG GTGGCAGCTGCGAAAGCAGATTTAAATTACATCGGATTGGATGGTGAAATTGGATGTATGGTGAATGGTGCAGGATTGGCAATGGCCACCATGGATATCATAAAGTTACATGGAGGAACTCCCGCCAACTTTTTGGATGTTGGTGGAAATGCTTCAGAGGGACAG GTTGTGGAGGCATTCAAGATCTTGACTTCAGATGAGAAAGTGAAAGCAATTTTGGTTAATATTTTTGGAGGAATAATGAAATGTGATGTCATTGCTAGTGGGATTGTTAATGCTGCTAAACAT GTTGCATTGAAAGTGCCTGTGGTGGTTCGTCTTGAAGGTACAAACGTTGACCAAGGAAAGAGGATTCTCAAG GAGAGTGGGATGGCACTGATTACAGCGGAAGATTTGGATGATGCCGCTGAGAAAGCAGTTAAAGCACTCAAATCGTAA